A window of the Candidatus Beckwithbacteria bacterium genome harbors these coding sequences:
- a CDS encoding carbamoyltransferase, whose amino-acid sequence MTYILGISAFYHDSAACLVRDGEILAAAQEERFSRKKGDEAFPAQAIKSCLQLAQIEAQDLDFIVFYDKPLVKFERILTTYADTVPQGFASFAKAIPLWLREKLWIKSTIARELEISNVPILFTQHHQAHAASAFYPSPFAKAAIITTDGVGEWTTSSIGYGEGNNINLLKEQRFPHSLGLLYSAMTYYTGFKVNSGEYKVMGLAPYGQPKYVQTILDELVDLKADGSFHLNLRYFNYLSGLTMTSHAFDKLFGGPARKSETKLTQKDMDLARSVQEVAEEIMLRQARYAKTQTKAKNLCLAGGVALNCVANGRILREKIFDDIWIQPAAGDAGGALGAALSVWYQYLGENRKVVKNQDSQKASLLGPSFSNAYIARFLDKNRIKHQFYEDRQKLTDTIAQLLAKEKVIGFFQGRMEFGPRALGARSILGDARSKTMQSVMNLKIKFRESFRPFAPVVLEEDISKYFELDRKSPYMLLVAQVNKNHCKIMSAKQEKLWGIDKLNVPRSDIPAITHIDYSARVQSVNQSENPYYYDVLKAFKKLTGYGVLVNTSFNVRGEPIVCTPQDAYRCFMRTDIDYLVLENFLLDKKDMKPLKDDTNWRQEFTLD is encoded by the coding sequence ATGACCTATATTTTAGGAATTTCTGCTTTTTACCATGATAGTGCAGCCTGTCTGGTTCGAGATGGTGAAATACTAGCTGCTGCCCAGGAAGAACGCTTTAGCCGTAAAAAAGGTGATGAAGCATTCCCAGCTCAAGCTATTAAATCTTGTTTGCAACTAGCTCAAATTGAGGCTCAAGATTTGGACTTTATTGTTTTTTATGACAAGCCGTTGGTTAAATTTGAACGGATTCTAACTACCTATGCTGACACAGTGCCTCAAGGTTTTGCTTCTTTTGCCAAAGCTATTCCCTTGTGGTTGCGGGAGAAGCTGTGGATTAAATCGACTATTGCTAGAGAATTAGAAATCAGTAATGTTCCGATTCTGTTTACCCAACATCATCAGGCGCATGCGGCTTCAGCCTTTTACCCATCACCTTTTGCTAAAGCTGCCATTATAACCACAGATGGAGTAGGCGAATGGACGACTTCCAGTATTGGTTACGGCGAAGGTAATAATATTAATCTTTTGAAAGAACAGCGCTTTCCGCACTCTTTGGGCCTGCTGTATTCAGCTATGACTTACTACACGGGTTTCAAGGTCAATTCAGGTGAATATAAAGTGATGGGTTTAGCACCATATGGCCAACCCAAGTATGTGCAAACAATTCTGGATGAACTAGTTGACCTCAAAGCTGATGGCTCGTTTCATTTGAACCTCAGGTACTTTAATTACCTGTCAGGGTTAACGATGACTAGTCATGCCTTTGACAAACTCTTTGGTGGTCCAGCTCGAAAGAGTGAAACTAAACTGACGCAAAAAGATATGGACCTGGCCCGGTCGGTCCAGGAAGTAGCTGAAGAAATTATGCTGCGCCAGGCCCGCTACGCTAAGACTCAAACTAAAGCTAAAAACCTGTGTCTGGCTGGAGGAGTGGCTCTAAACTGTGTAGCGAATGGGCGGATTTTACGGGAGAAAATTTTTGATGATATTTGGATTCAGCCGGCAGCTGGGGATGCTGGTGGAGCTTTAGGAGCAGCCCTGTCAGTTTGGTATCAGTATTTAGGAGAAAATCGAAAAGTTGTCAAAAACCAAGATAGCCAAAAAGCCTCGCTTTTAGGGCCTTCATTTAGTAATGCCTACATCGCCAGGTTCTTAGATAAAAATAGGATCAAGCATCAGTTTTATGAAGACCGACAAAAACTTACGGATACCATTGCCCAGCTTTTAGCTAAAGAAAAAGTAATCGGCTTTTTCCAGGGACGGATGGAGTTTGGGCCCAGAGCTTTAGGGGCCCGCAGTATTTTAGGTGATGCCCGGTCTAAAACCATGCAGTCGGTTATGAATCTAAAAATCAAATTCCGGGAGTCATTCCGGCCTTTTGCGCCGGTAGTTTTAGAAGAAGACATTAGTAAGTATTTTGAGCTAGACCGAAAGTCACCCTACATGCTGCTTGTTGCTCAAGTTAATAAAAACCACTGTAAAATAATGAGTGCTAAGCAGGAAAAACTGTGGGGTATAGATAAACTCAATGTGCCTCGGTCTGATATTCCGGCTATTACTCACATTGACTACTCAGCCCGGGTCCAGAGCGTCAACCAAAGCGAAAACCCGTACTACTACGATGTGTTGAAGGCGTTTAAAAAGCTGACTGGCTATGGGGTTTTGGTCAATACCTCTTTCAATGTCAGAGGTGAGCCTATTGTCTGTACGCCCCAAGATGCTTACCGCTGCTTTATGAGGACTGATATTGACTATTTGGTTTTAGAAAACTTTTTACTAGACAAAAAAGACATGAAGCCTTTAAAAGATGATACTAATTGGCGACAGGAGTTTACTTTGGATTAA
- a CDS encoding cysteine hydrolase, with product MSDAALILIDFQEQWLDPKSDYFVGDIAKILEKVNRLIQFARKQGLKIIFTRHIEQDSKTDFAPNSKGVEIISLLHKDKKDTLITKYRINPFYQTKLEQELVGVTKVVVAGILTNLCVRSFVEAAYDRDFAITVIADCCVAFDQKTQDFTIQDLKNTREEIQFMDLEEYYAR from the coding sequence ATGTCAGACGCTGCTTTGATTTTGATTGACTTTCAGGAACAATGGCTTGATCCCAAGTCTGATTACTTCGTGGGTGATATAGCTAAAATATTAGAGAAAGTAAATCGACTTATTCAGTTTGCTCGTAAACAGGGTTTAAAAATCATTTTTACTAGACATATTGAACAAGATTCAAAAACAGACTTTGCTCCTAATTCTAAAGGAGTAGAGATAATTTCATTACTACACAAAGACAAAAAGGATACTTTAATTACCAAGTATCGCATTAACCCTTTTTATCAAACCAAGCTTGAACAAGAATTGGTAGGAGTTACTAAAGTTGTGGTGGCAGGAATTTTAACTAATCTTTGTGTTCGTAGTTTTGTAGAAGCAGCTTATGATCGAGATTTTGCTATTACTGTTATTGCTGATTGTTGCGTAGCATTTGATCAAAAAACTCAAGACTTTACGATCCAAGATCTAAAAAATACTAGGGAAGAAATTCAGTTTATGGATTTAGAAGAATACTATGCTCGTTGA
- a CDS encoding HypC/HybG/HupF family hydrogenase formation chaperone — protein sequence MCLAIPGKITKINGREVLVKYPDQTRKALLTEEKVQVGDWVMVQMGLVARVLSAKDAKEMLKAWQTS from the coding sequence ATGTGTTTAGCTATCCCTGGCAAAATTACTAAAATCAACGGTCGTGAAGTTTTGGTCAAATATCCTGACCAAACTCGTAAAGCCTTGCTGACTGAGGAAAAAGTACAAGTTGGTGATTGGGTTATGGTCCAAATGGGATTGGTGGCCCGAGTTCTATCAGCAAAAGATGCTAAAGAGATGCTTAAAGCTTGGCAAACAAGCTAG